One Jatrophihabitans sp. DNA segment encodes these proteins:
- the msrB gene encoding peptide-methionine (R)-S-oxide reductase MsrB, producing MTTDQNAPRVSKTDEQWRAELSPAEYAVLRKAGTERPYTGEYTDNHRTGVYSCRACGAELFRSDQKFDSHCGWPSFFSPLAGSAIVERVDNALGMRRVEVLCANCHSHLGHVFEGEGYDTPTDLRYCINSISMRFTDAG from the coding sequence ATGACCACCGACCAGAACGCCCCCCGGGTCAGCAAGACCGACGAGCAGTGGCGAGCAGAGCTGTCCCCGGCCGAGTACGCGGTGTTGCGCAAGGCTGGCACCGAGCGGCCCTACACCGGCGAGTACACCGACAATCATCGAACCGGCGTTTACTCCTGCCGGGCCTGCGGCGCCGAGCTGTTCCGGTCCGATCAAAAATTCGACTCACACTGCGGCTGGCCGAGCTTCTTCTCGCCACTAGCCGGCTCAGCGATCGTCGAACGGGTCGACAACGCCCTCGGCATGCGCCGGGTGGAGGTGCTGTGCGCCAACTGCCACAGCCACCTCGGGCACGTCTTCGAGGGCGAGGGTTACGACACCCCGACCGACCTGCGGTACTGCATCAACTCGATCAGCATGCGGTTCACCGACGCCGGCTGA
- a CDS encoding maleylpyruvate isomerase family mycothiol-dependent enzyme, with protein MTTSQPAGFDPLAEIAEHSAGLARAAETDLNAPIEHCPGWTMADLVWHVTEVHWFWAKIVAELPSAPPQDEQGPQRPEPDQLISRFSAGAAHLVRVLGTADPAAACWTWATAQQNAGFVLRHQVQEAAVHHWDAEHALGRQITLGTAMSVDAIDEFLTFSLSTVRGYHPETPLPDLDGSLVLAASDAGVDWTLTDDSLPGTVTFSAGAADPGLPRITGAASDLLLWLYGRAPLPVSPGASGDQSAAERLVTRFRALAFTD; from the coding sequence GTGACGACATCGCAACCCGCCGGCTTCGACCCGCTGGCCGAGATCGCTGAGCACAGCGCCGGGCTGGCCCGGGCCGCCGAGACGGACCTGAACGCGCCGATCGAGCACTGCCCCGGCTGGACGATGGCCGACCTGGTCTGGCACGTGACCGAGGTGCACTGGTTCTGGGCCAAGATCGTGGCCGAGCTGCCGTCGGCGCCGCCGCAGGACGAGCAGGGGCCGCAGCGGCCCGAGCCCGACCAGCTGATCAGCCGGTTCTCAGCCGGTGCCGCGCACCTGGTGCGGGTGCTGGGCACCGCGGACCCGGCCGCCGCGTGTTGGACCTGGGCCACCGCCCAGCAGAACGCCGGCTTCGTCCTCAGGCACCAGGTGCAAGAAGCGGCGGTGCACCACTGGGACGCCGAGCACGCGCTCGGTCGCCAGATCACCCTGGGGACGGCGATGTCGGTCGACGCGATCGATGAGTTCCTGACCTTCTCGCTGTCCACCGTGCGGGGCTATCACCCTGAGACGCCGCTGCCGGACCTGGACGGCTCGCTGGTGCTGGCGGCCAGCGACGCCGGCGTCGACTGGACTCTCACCGATGACAGCCTGCCCGGCACGGTGACCTTCAGCGCCGGAGCAGCCGACCCCGGGCTGCCCCGGATCACCGGCGCCGCCTCGGACCTGCTGCTGTGGCTCTACGGCCGGGCGCCGCTGCCGGTCTCACCCGGCGCGTCTGGCGACCAGTCGGCCGCCGAGCGGCTGGTGACACGGTTCCGGGCGTTGGCCTTCACCGACTGA